One segment of Rhodopirellula baltica SH 1 DNA contains the following:
- a CDS encoding DDE-type integrase/transposase/recombinase: MKAHAHWHVDISYINAGGTFFYLTAMLDGHSRYIVRHELRESMTELEVEIIYQAAVKKRPGVKPRIISDNGPQFLAGDFKVFVRHSGMTHVKTSPYYPQSNGKLERWHKSLKIERIGPNCPRKPNEATKLISEYVHHYNEVRLHSEIGVCYVG; encoded by the coding sequence TTGAAAGCCCATGCGCACTGGCATGTCGACATTTCCTACATCAATGCTGGCGGAACGTTCTTCTACTTGACCGCGATGCTTGATGGCCACAGCCGGTACATCGTGCGTCATGAACTACGCGAGTCGATGACCGAACTGGAAGTGGAAATCATCTACCAGGCGGCAGTGAAAAAACGGCCCGGTGTGAAGCCTCGGATCATCAGCGACAACGGTCCTCAATTCCTCGCCGGTGACTTCAAGGTGTTCGTCCGTCACAGCGGAATGACACATGTAAAAACCAGTCCGTACTATCCACAGAGCAACGGCAAGCTCGAAAGGTGGCACAAGTCGCTCAAGATTGAAAGAATTGGTCCGAACTGTCCACGAAAACCCAACGAAGCGACCAAGCTGATCTCGGAATATGTCCATCATTACAACGAGGTCAGGCTTCACAGCGAGATCGGCGTATGTTACGTCGGCTGA
- a CDS encoding SHD1 domain-containing protein, protein MSCFSRIRLSIAIVLLAAGPCFAQQPGSRFFTDQTGKFRIRAVVMDLDETNVKLKKADGVEVVVPLNRLSDRDQTFLRDMLQKYKAMVGDFPIGTKVEIKSTGGWYPGEVLQVQPGKYFISFDDYSDRWNKWVTAKELRLIPAEETSAEIEKDATDDKSNEPEMEAFASVPEEAENTAVSTPNVPLLTFELPPATPPVYSHESIQSRRFVSHLAENGWQSPIQTEAGPTIGNWTFQFESSPLNKPWDAFLPSVHRQRALLVRDNQSVALNLTDGTVEWQTDQLPSKLIQPLALSDDGRRLIVSLNDEESRPTGLCVYLIENSSANIEWVWRPVPESHQVSQVQSAFWLKNDRVAVLDEKRFAVWMPETKSQHAIITANSKTPIEFSPASEIAAFFVFGHITIYKTDGIRVLANTEPLRSGVKKVSFAPSGSKLIVSGADAPTIVSLKDGKPLKLESDLLSDSVVEWIDDRYTLIDGESIFDTKFNRIVWKFNCTFRGRPAGSVSTLAGKLRIHNDRESKILIRGLFDVIDPEKLKPPAPKVALVRPGAKVAIRVAGSLADKYRQPIESQLEAMAKQNGWIVDPSGPLKLRADVNEVTESIEFETSSIIGFGKKNQTIPVTYGTYRLAIYDGDEPLMIRGFRSLVTTMGVIPRSKTVQQWVNERSEFDIGKIKTVTFPATIEPKPVKETIGLTDIWTIQ, encoded by the coding sequence ATGTCATGTTTCTCACGGATTCGACTCTCGATAGCGATCGTGTTGTTGGCAGCAGGGCCGTGCTTCGCTCAGCAACCTGGATCGAGGTTTTTCACGGACCAAACCGGGAAATTCCGCATTCGGGCCGTGGTGATGGACCTGGACGAAACCAATGTCAAGCTCAAGAAAGCGGATGGCGTGGAAGTGGTCGTGCCACTGAATCGCCTGTCGGACCGCGATCAAACCTTTCTGCGTGACATGCTGCAGAAATACAAAGCGATGGTTGGTGACTTTCCAATCGGGACGAAGGTCGAGATCAAGTCGACTGGAGGATGGTATCCCGGAGAGGTGCTTCAAGTTCAGCCTGGCAAATACTTCATTTCCTTTGACGACTATTCAGACCGTTGGAACAAATGGGTCACGGCAAAAGAATTGCGGCTGATTCCAGCGGAGGAGACTTCTGCGGAGATTGAGAAGGATGCTACCGATGATAAATCCAACGAACCTGAGATGGAAGCGTTCGCCAGTGTTCCCGAAGAGGCAGAGAACACTGCCGTCAGCACACCGAATGTTCCTTTATTGACGTTCGAACTGCCGCCGGCGACACCTCCAGTCTACAGTCATGAGTCGATCCAAAGCCGCCGGTTTGTCAGTCACCTCGCAGAGAACGGTTGGCAATCTCCCATCCAAACCGAAGCCGGACCGACAATCGGAAACTGGACCTTTCAGTTCGAATCGTCTCCGCTGAACAAACCGTGGGATGCATTTCTTCCCTCGGTCCACCGCCAGCGGGCTTTGTTGGTCAGGGACAATCAGTCGGTTGCACTCAACTTGACCGACGGCACCGTTGAGTGGCAGACCGATCAACTGCCTAGCAAGTTGATTCAGCCATTGGCGCTGTCGGATGACGGGCGACGTCTGATCGTTTCTCTCAATGACGAGGAATCTCGTCCCACTGGGCTTTGCGTCTATTTGATCGAAAACAGTTCGGCCAACATCGAGTGGGTCTGGCGTCCCGTTCCCGAGTCACATCAAGTGAGCCAAGTTCAATCAGCGTTCTGGCTCAAGAACGATCGCGTGGCCGTGCTCGATGAAAAACGCTTCGCGGTTTGGATGCCGGAGACGAAGTCACAACATGCCATCATCACGGCCAACAGCAAGACACCCATTGAGTTTTCGCCTGCCAGCGAGATTGCTGCCTTCTTTGTGTTTGGCCATATCACCATCTACAAAACGGATGGCATTCGAGTCTTGGCGAACACAGAACCGCTGAGATCTGGCGTGAAGAAGGTCAGTTTTGCCCCCAGTGGAAGCAAACTGATTGTCAGCGGTGCAGACGCTCCAACCATCGTTTCATTGAAAGACGGAAAGCCGCTGAAATTGGAATCCGATCTCCTATCCGATTCCGTTGTCGAATGGATCGACGATCGATACACGCTCATCGACGGAGAGTCCATCTTTGACACGAAATTCAATCGAATCGTTTGGAAGTTCAACTGCACTTTTCGTGGCAGACCGGCCGGTTCCGTCAGCACCCTGGCGGGGAAGTTGCGAATTCACAACGACCGTGAATCCAAGATTCTCATTCGAGGCTTGTTTGATGTCATTGACCCTGAAAAGCTCAAGCCACCTGCCCCCAAAGTTGCATTGGTCCGGCCTGGTGCGAAGGTTGCCATTCGCGTCGCGGGATCGTTGGCGGACAAGTATCGACAGCCCATCGAGTCTCAGTTGGAGGCGATGGCAAAGCAGAATGGCTGGATCGTGGACCCGTCCGGCCCACTCAAGCTCCGAGCCGACGTCAACGAAGTGACTGAATCCATCGAATTTGAAACGTCCAGCATCATCGGATTTGGCAAGAAGAACCAGACCATCCCGGTGACGTACGGAACGTATCGGCTCGCTATCTACGACGGTGACGAGCCACTCATGATTCGAGGTTTTCGATCGCTGGTGACCACGATGGGTGTGATTCCGCGAAGCAAAACCGTTCAACAGTGGGTCAACGAACGAAGTGAGTTTGACATCGGCAAGATCAAAACCGTCACCTTCCCAGCGACGATCGAGCCGAAGCCTGTGAAGGAAACGATCGGCTTGACGGATATCTGGACAATCCAATGA
- a CDS encoding FAD:protein FMN transferase has translation MELKHRAMACDFVVLVPDENQRVGNRSVADVVLRHLEAIEEIESSLTVYRGDSEIARVNALASEKPVHLKPATFELLQKANALAERTQGAFDITAGPLVETWGFTKREGRKPKPDEIESARERVGWKRLILDVESRTARFAVEGMSLNMGAIGKGHAIDVLAAALRADGMCDFLIHAGHSERSSLVVTTCCSWSEWLSRRGFPSRA, from the coding sequence TTGGAATTGAAGCATCGTGCGATGGCGTGTGACTTTGTGGTTCTCGTACCGGATGAGAATCAACGAGTCGGCAATCGGTCCGTCGCTGATGTTGTCCTGCGGCATTTAGAAGCGATCGAGGAGATTGAATCTTCGCTGACGGTCTATCGAGGTGACAGCGAGATCGCTCGGGTCAATGCGTTGGCGTCTGAAAAGCCAGTTCATTTGAAGCCCGCCACGTTTGAGCTTCTGCAGAAAGCAAACGCCCTCGCTGAACGCACCCAGGGAGCGTTCGACATCACGGCGGGGCCTCTCGTCGAAACCTGGGGGTTCACCAAACGTGAAGGTCGGAAACCCAAACCGGATGAGATCGAATCGGCTCGAGAGCGTGTCGGTTGGAAGCGTCTGATTCTGGATGTGGAGAGTCGCACCGCTCGATTCGCGGTCGAGGGCATGTCGCTGAACATGGGTGCTATTGGCAAGGGGCACGCCATCGATGTTTTGGCGGCTGCACTGCGAGCCGACGGAATGTGTGACTTTCTAATCCATGCGGGGCATAGCGAGCGTTCCAGTCTGGTTGTGACAACATGTTGCTCCTGGAGTGAGTGGCTGAGCCGTCGCGGCTTTCCGAGCCGAGCTTGA
- a CDS encoding Rrf2 family transcriptional regulator has protein sequence MKRDSKLSGVLHILLHMAELDEPVTSDDLSKIMDTNPVVVRRLMAGLREQQYVLSVKGHGGGWTLACELADVTLLDIYEAVGSPRLLAMGNRTEAPGCLVEQSVNAALGKTFDEAEQRLLRRLGEVTLASLSADCHQRLNTKGISIKAKRNRHGLQS, from the coding sequence ATGAAACGAGATAGCAAGCTATCCGGCGTCCTGCACATTTTGTTGCACATGGCGGAGCTGGACGAACCGGTGACTTCGGACGATTTGTCGAAGATCATGGACACCAATCCCGTCGTAGTGCGTCGATTGATGGCTGGGCTTCGCGAGCAGCAGTACGTGCTAAGCGTCAAGGGCCACGGAGGCGGTTGGACTTTGGCGTGCGAACTGGCCGATGTCACTTTGCTGGACATCTACGAGGCGGTGGGAAGCCCGAGGTTGTTGGCGATGGGCAATCGAACGGAGGCTCCAGGATGTTTGGTGGAGCAATCCGTGAACGCCGCACTGGGCAAAACGTTTGACGAAGCCGAGCAACGGCTGCTCCGGCGGTTGGGGGAAGTCACGCTCGCCTCGCTGAGCGCCGACTGCCACCAACGCCTCAATACGAAAGGCATTTCCATCAAAGCCAAACGGAACCGACATGGACTCCAAAGCTGA
- a CDS encoding class I SAM-dependent methyltransferase → MDSKADFLEAAFHAPEAVAKYVDSAPIAVPGFGDMQRMAALLLAERVQSHGRILVIGAGGGLELKVFAEAEPSWEFDGVDPSPAMLQLAEQTLGPLASRVRLHEGKVDAAPEGPFDAATCILTLHFADLEERKQMLTAIRQRLKPQAPFIVVHLSFPQTDGARERLLSRYAAYMVRPAVDAEKASQFRKAVDAYLTILEPQRDESLLQEAGFSDVELFYAGFAFRGWVSYA, encoded by the coding sequence ATGGACTCCAAAGCTGATTTTCTCGAAGCGGCATTTCACGCGCCGGAAGCGGTCGCGAAATACGTGGATTCGGCACCGATCGCCGTTCCGGGATTCGGGGACATGCAGCGGATGGCGGCGTTGTTGCTGGCCGAGCGGGTGCAAAGCCATGGCCGTATCCTGGTCATTGGAGCCGGCGGTGGACTCGAGTTGAAGGTGTTCGCGGAAGCGGAACCGAGCTGGGAATTTGATGGCGTGGACCCTTCTCCGGCAATGCTGCAACTTGCCGAGCAAACGCTGGGGCCGCTTGCCTCGCGAGTCAGGCTGCACGAGGGCAAAGTCGATGCTGCGCCAGAGGGTCCGTTTGATGCGGCCACGTGCATTTTGACATTGCATTTTGCAGACCTGGAAGAGCGAAAACAGATGTTGACCGCCATTCGTCAGCGGCTCAAGCCACAAGCACCGTTCATCGTGGTACACCTGAGTTTCCCTCAAACCGATGGTGCGCGCGAGCGGTTGCTCTCACGATACGCAGCCTACATGGTTCGCCCCGCCGTTGATGCCGAAAAGGCATCGCAGTTCCGAAAGGCTGTGGACGCCTATCTAACCATCCTCGAACCCCAGCGGGACGAATCGCTTTTGCAGGAAGCGGGGTTTTCGGACGTCGAACTGTTCTACGCCGGGTTCGCTTTCCGAGGCTGGGTGTCTTACGCATAA